From one Anopheles cruzii chromosome 3, idAnoCruzAS_RS32_06, whole genome shotgun sequence genomic stretch:
- the LOC128270048 gene encoding pro-resilin-like, with amino-acid sequence MASSNRKLVAAALVVCCAVLVPARAATSLAKREAPLPPTGSYLPPSGGGGGGGGGGYPAAQTPSSSYGAPSGGAGGGWSNGNGNGNGGRGYSNGGSNGHSSGPSQSYGAPPSGPSQSYGAPGQAPSQSYGAPSFGGSNGGGNQGFGGQGGNGYSGGRPSSQYGPPQQQQQQPQQQSFRPPSTSYGVPAAPSQSYGAPSQQQHGSNGYSSGRPSSQYGAPSQSQGGNGFGARPSSSYGAPSRPSSQYGAPSNGNGHSNGGNGNGHGNGHSSGGNGNGNGYSRGPAQRPPSSQYGAPSQGPPSSQYGAPSQGPPSSQYGAPSQGPPSSQYGAPSQGPPSSQYGAPSQGPPSSQYGAPAPSRPSSQYGAPAQTPSSQYGAPSQTPSSQYGAPAPRPPSSQYGAPSQPPSSQYGAPSAQAPSSQYGAPAQTPSSQYGAPSQPPSSQYGAPARPPSSQYGAPSQTPSSQYGAPSFGGGSSFGGGGGGNGFSGGSYQAGSSGNGFSQASFSASTFSSNGRSSHSGGGYSSGGPSHSGGGGGGDQRLICIGAPSARWTLGLGNELRVKFPCKPLFKSPSGGMESKPERM; translated from the exons ATGGCCAGCAGCAATCGCaagctggtggcggcggcgctcgtAGTGTGCTGCGCCGTGCTGGTCCCTGCCCGTGCCGCGACGAGCCTCGCCAAGCGGGAGGCTCCTCTGCCACCGACCGGTAGCTACCTGCCACcatcgggtggtggtggcggtggcggcggcggtggataTCCGGCCGCCCAGACTCCTTCCTCCAGCTACGGTGCTCCGAGTGGTGGAGCCGGTGGCGGCTGGAGCAATGGGAATGGTAACGGAAACGGCGGTCGGGGCTACTCCAACGGGGGCTCCAACGGTCACTCGTCCGGTCCTTCGCAATCGTACGGAGCTCCGCCGTCAGGACCGTCGCAGTCCTACGGCGCTCCGGGCCAGGCTCCGTCGCAGTCCTACGGAGCGCCCAGCTTCGGGGGCAGTAATGGAGGAGGCAACCAAGGGTTCGGAGGGCAGGGCGGTAACGGGTACTCCGGTGGTCGCCCATCAAGCCAGTACGGAccaccgcaacaacagcagcagcagcctcagcagCAGTCGTTCCGTCCCCCGTCCACCAGCTACGGTGTTCCGGCCGCTCCTTCGCAGTCCTACGGTGCGCCATCTCAGCAACAGCACGGCAGCAACGGATACTCGAGTGGCCGCCCGTCGAGCCAGTACGGAGCTCCGTCGCAGTCGCAAGGTGGCAACGGATTCGGGGCACGTCCTTCGTCCAGCTACGGTGCGCCCAGTCGTCCTTCGTCACAGTACGGTGCCCCATCGAATGGCAACGGACACAGCAACggtggaaacggaaacggacaTGGAAATGGGCATAGCAGcggaggaaacggaaatggcaATGGATATTCGCGTGGACCAGCCCAgcgtccgccgtcgtcgcagTACGGAGCCCCGTCGCAGGGTCCACCTTCCTCTCAGTACGGAGCCCCGTCGCAGGGTCCTCCCTCATCCCAGTACGGAGCCCCATCGCAGGGTCCTCCCTCATCCCAGTACGGTGCTCCGTCGCAGGGTCCGCCTTCATCCCAGTACGGAGCCCCATCGCAGGGTCCTCCCTCCTCGCAGTACGGTGCTCCGGCTCCTTCCCGCCCATCGTCCCAGTACGGTGCCCCGGCGCAGACTCCCTCGAGCCAGTATGGAGCCCCGTCCCAGACGCCATCGTCTCAGTACGGTGCCCCAGCACCTCGACCACCATCGTCCCAGTACGGAGCCCCTTCCCAGCCTCCATCTAGCCAATATGGAGCTCCTTCCGCTCAAGCCCCATCGAGCCAGTATGGTGCTCCTGCCCAGACCCCGTCCAGTCAGTATGGCGCTCCATCCCAGCCTCCATCTAGCCAGTACGGCGCTCCGGCTAGGCCTCCTTCTAGCCAGTATGGAGCTCCTTCCCAGACTCCCTCGAGCCAGTACGGAGCTCCCAGCTTCGGTGGTGGCTCctcgttcggcggcggcggcggtggcaacggttTCAGCGGCGGCAGCTACCAGGCCGGCTCGAGCGGTAACGGATTCTCGCAGGCCTCGTTCTCGGCCAGCACCTTCTCCTCGAACGGCCGATCGTCGCACTCGGGCGGTGGCTACAGTTCCGGCGGTCCGTCACAttccggaggcggcggcggcggcg ACCAACGTTTGATATGTATCGGTGCACCGTCTGCTCGCTGGACACTCGGTTTAGGTAATGAGCTGCGAGTCAAGTTCCCCTGTAAGCCCCTGTTTAAGTCTCCTTCCGGCGGCATGGAATCCAAACCGGAGCGGATGTGA